AAAATAAAAAAAATAGAAAGGAATTTAGAAATTACATTTTTGTCATTAAATCCATAATTGAAAATGGATCCCCTTCTTTTCTAACCCTTGGAGCTCCACCAAATGCTGCCATTGCATGTTTCTTGAAGTCTTCATTGGCTTTTTTAGAAACTTCACCAAAGATCATCTTATAAGCTTCACATTGAGGGTCAACAGCTCTTGGAGATTGGGTAGCGACTATTCCATTATAAGGACATCCTCCTCTGCAGAATTTAATGAACTTGCAATCTGCACAGTCCTCATCAACAAAACTCTTGAATTCCATTAGTTTTTCCCAAGCTTCAGATTTCTCCAAATCTTCCATAGATGGCTCATCATATACATTTCCCATAATGTACTCATCCATTCCAACAAAACGGTAGCAAGGGTAAATGGAACCGTCATGACCTACAGCAAGTGTAGTTCCCATACAGTCATTGAAAGTGCATAATGTTCCTACTCTTCTTAAACTGCTTTTTGCAATATGGTCCAAATCCATGATAACAAACTTATCCAAGTCGTATAGGTACTTATCTAACCAATCGATTAGCAATTTTCCATGTTCCTCTTGAGGAAGTGCCCATGGGTCTGCATTATCTCCACGCAATGATGGCAATGCCGCATGAATTTTCAAGTTCAATCCATTTTCCTTAAAGAAATCATAGATCTCATCTGAGAAATCCTTGGAATATGAAGTGAAAGTGCAGACAAAGTTGATTTGTATTCCATTATCAGTAGCTAACTTAACTGATTTAATGGTCTTATCAAAGTATCCTTCACCTCTTTGATAATCATTGATTTCCTTAGGACCATCAATGCTTGTACTGATAGCAATATTGTATTTTGAGAATAACTTAGCCATATCCTCATCCAATAGCCATAAATTACTTTGTAGGGAAAAACCTTCAGTTTCATGAGTTGTTGCATCATTAAGTAATGGAAGTGCCTTTTCATAGAATTCATAACCTGCAAGCAAAGGCTCTCCACCGTGGAAAGTGAAATGTACAGGCTCATCCCTAAAATTAGCTAACCATTTGACAATCTGATTTATCACATCAATATCCATTAATTCTGCATTTTCTTCAGAACCCCAACAATAGGCACAGTTGGATGGGCATCCTAAAGTTGGTATGATCATTACATGAAAAGTCATTTTATCCCTCAAAAATAAATTTAATAAAGAATGAAACAATTTAGCAGTTGATTTTAAAAAATCTAAAATAAATCATTATAATTTTTTATTTAATTCACCGATAAGGTCTTTTTTAATGGTTTCCTCTTCTGATTTTTCCTTATCATTACCTGTTTCAAAAACATATCCGCAATTGTCACATTTGAATTCCTTCAATTCAGCATGTGCGTGATGATTATCAATGAATCTTCTGTGAGCGGTCTTATCAGTAGAACCGCATTTAGGACATTTTGCAATTAAATCTTCAAATTTCATTTTTATCTCTCCTAAATCTTTTTAAATATGATTTTAATTATAATTTTTATTATAATTTATATTATAATTTTTATTATAATTTATATTATAATTTTTATTATAATTTTAATTTGATATTATAATATTGTTTGTCATTATTAATATAATTTAATTTAAATTTTAGAATTTATAATCCTATTTTCAAATATGACTCGAAAAACAATGATAATCTACGATGGAATATTATATTTAATTTGTTTAAAGACCGAATTATTTATAAATCTTTTTAAATAAAAAATAAATAAACTTATATAGTTAATTTAATAAATTAAAATTATATTACTTAAATTGATAATTAACTTAACTTTAATAATAGGTAACAACTATGACTTTAGATATGCTGAAAAAAGGGAGTAGTGAAAATTTCCTTCTAAAACAAATCATCAAGAGAAACTTCACTACCAAATATAAAGATTCTGTATTAGGAATTCTTTGGAGTTTTTTAAATCCATTGATTACAATGGTATTATTAACAGCTATATTTTCCACCTTTTTTACAAAAAGTATTGAGAACTTCCCAGTTTACTTTATGGCTGGACGTTGTGTAATCGATTTCTTCAATAGTGGAACAAAAATAGCTATGACCTCCATTAAACGCAACAGAAGTATTTTACAAAAGATTTTCATTCCTAGATACATATTTGCTATTGGAGGAATCTGTTCAGAATTTTTAAACTTTTTGATGTCTTTAATCGTTATGATAACAATTATGATCGTAACTGGCGCTCCATTTTATGCAATGGGTCTTTTTGCAGTTATTCCAATTGCAATCTTAGTAATCCTAATCACTGGAGTGGGATTGATATTGGCTATCGTATGTACAAAATTCACAGACATTGAATACTTATACAAAATCTTTACAAGCTTATTAGTATATGCTTGTGCAATATTTTATCCAATGGATATTGTTCCACAACCTATTAGAGGATATATGGAATTAAATCCAGTTTACGGAATCATTGCTCAATTCAGGGAATTCGTAATGTATGGCAGATTCCCATCACAAACCATTATGTTAACAACAATTATATTTTCAATAGTTATCTTTATTATTGGAGTATTGGTATTTAGAAAATATCAAAACAAGATTACTTTAGAATTATAAAAAGAATTTAAAAAAACAAATTTTGATTGAAAAAAGCTAATTAAGGAGAGGAAAATATGAATGATACAAATAGCAAAATTGAAACAAAGATAGTGCCGTCTATTCATAACACATTCTCTCTCGAAGCATACCTAAAAACAGCTGATGAAACTGTTTTAGGCAATCAGAACATAACTTGTAATACTTATAAATTAGATGGAGAATTCATAAACTCCCATCAATACATAACTGATGATGCAGGTAAGTTTGAAGTTTCCTTTGACTCTGACAATGACTTGAAGATTGAACTTATTTTTGATGGTAGCGAAGAGTATGAAAAGACTGAACTCACTACTTTCTTCTTAAAGGAATCTGAAGAGGAAAAGAAAAGAATTGAAGAAGAAGAAAAACAAAAGGAACTTGAAGCAAAAAGACTTGCTGAAGAAAAAGAAAAAGAAGAAAAAGCACTTAAAAGAAAGCAAAACAAGGAAAGAAAGGCTAAATTATTAGAGGAATATAACAATAACCAAAGTTATCTCCAAACCACTGGTGATGACAATGTTGCTATCGAACTAAGAAATGTCAGCCTAAGCTTTAAGATAGGAAATGATAAGATAGACAACCTTAAGGAATATGTTATCAGGACCTTGAAGAGAAACAAGGAAAAGAAAACCATTTTTAAGGCTACTGACGACGTATCCTTTAAAATCTACAAAGGTGAAAAGGTAGGTCTTATCGGATACAATGGTGCTGGAAAAAGTACTCTTTTGAAAATCATTTCTGGAGTTTACTCACCTGATGAAGGTGATGTGATCATCAACGGTAACATTGCTCCTTTATTATCCTTAGGTGCAGGATTTGATAAGAACTACTCTGGAAGAGAAAACATATTCTTGAATGGTGCTATTTTAGGATATGGTGAGAAATTCCTTAGAGAAAAGTATGATGAAATCTTGGAATTCAGCGAACTTGGGGATTTCATAAATCTTGCAGTTAAGAATTACTCTTCTGGTATGCTTTCAAAGCTTGGTTTTTCAATCGCTACAATAGTGGATCCAGATATTCTAATTCTTGATGAAGTATTAGGTGTAGGAGACATCACTTTCAGAAAGAAAAGTAAGGAAAAGCTCAAATCATTGATGGAATCCAACACTACTGTATTGCTTGTATCTCACTCCATTCCAGAAATCCGTTCCATATGTGATAAGGCAATCTGGATTGAAAAGGGAAAAGTCCGTGAGATTGGAGAAGTGAATAACATTTGTGATAAATATACAAAAGAAGCTAAGAATGCAAGCAAAGAAAAAACCAAAAAACTAAAACCACAAAGGTTCTAATTTTATTTTAACTAATTTAATAGCTATTAGAAATATATTAGAAATAGCTATTTTTTAATTTCTATTTTTAATAAAAAACTAAAAAAGCTATTTTTATATTACGTCTATTTTCTAATTAAAAAAAGACTATTTTTTAAAAGTTCTGAGAACTTTATCTTTGGTGATATTGAATAAAACACCTACACCATGAGTTATTGGGTCTTTTGTAGATCCATTCAAATCATAGCGAACTGTTATAGGAACTTCAACTATTTTCAATCCCTCTTCAGCTGCATCAACAAGCATTTCACTTTCAATTCCAAACCCTGTATCCTTAAATCTGAAAACATTTTTGGATTTGGAGGAAAATGCTCTAAAACCGCTTTGGGAATCTGTTACCTTAGTTCCTGCAGAGATATTTGTGGCAATATCCAAGACCTTTTGTCCAACTCTTCTGTAAGCAGGAGTGTTTTCTTCAGGACCATTCATATACCTACTCCCATTGACTAAATCTGCACTATCTTCAATGATAGGCCTTACTAAATCAGGAATCTCATTAGGATTATGTTGGCCATCACCATCTATTGTAATGATTATTGAATCACCCTCAATAGCTTTAAAACCTGATTTCAACGCTTCACCCTTACCTAAATTAACACTATGCTTAATTACTCGAGCGCCTGCTTCAACAGCTACTTCAGAAGTCTTATCACTGCTCCCATCATCTACAACGATAACTTCATCAACATAGTCTAAAGTTTTGCCTATGACATCAGCTAAGGCCTTTTCCTCATTGTATGCAGGTATGATAGCCACTACATTTGCCATTTTATCACTTGAAAAAATAATTAATAGATTATGAAATTTTAAACAACTGAAAAATAGTAAAAGATGATTAAAATTGATTAAAATTGCTTAAATTGCTTATAAAATTGATATTAAAAATTAATCTTCAATCCTATAATACCATTTCATCCATTCTACAGTTCTTCTTATTCCCTCTTTAGGGTCAACTTTCGGATCATGCTTTAAATCGCGAATAGCTTTGGAAAAGTCAATGGTCTTGACCTTTGTAGTGAATGCTTCAGCAGGAGTGTAGGTTACCAAGGAATCATCAATCCCTACGGCTTCCAATACTAAGTCAGAATATTCTTCAATGGTCATTTCCCATTCCTGTTTACTTCCAACATTGTAAACTTCACCAGGAATAAAGTTATCTACAATATTTGCAAAGGTATTTGCAGTGTCTTCAACATAATCAATAATTCTCTTATGTCCTTTATGAACTGAATAAGGCAATCCATGAAGTGCTTTGTAAATGAAAATAGGGATGAAACCTTTGTATGGAGAATAAGCTTCATGAGGACCATAACAGTTTACAGGACGTACTCTTACTGTTTCAGTTCCAAACATAGTTGCTGAGTTCATGCACATCAATTCTCCAGCCCATTTGGAAATCGCATAGTCATTCATTTGATAAGTGTCTTTAATTGGCCTGTTTTCCATTACATCTTCAGTCATGATTCCTTCATAATCACCATAAACTTCTGCAGATGAGAATGAAATCATTCTAAAGCCTAATTTCTCTTGAAGACGAATCATGTTTTTCAAACCGATTACATTGGTTTCCCAAAGGTTTTCATAATATCCTTCACCATTCCATCTTCCATATTCCGCAGCTAAGTTGTAAACATAATCGAATTTTTCATTGTCATCAAAGATTCTTTCCATTTGACGATAGTTACGAATATCCCCTCTAACATAGTCAGAATAGGAATCAGAGTATAAATCAGCCTCATCTTCATGATGCAATAAGTCAACTGACAATACTTCATGACCTCTGCTTCTAAGTTCATTAACAAGATTAGTTCCTATAAATCCTGCTCCTCCAGTTACCATAATTCTTTGAGTTTCCATAAAAAACACCTTTTTATCAAATAAATATCAATTGTAAAATAAAAGTTTATACTAACTGTCAATATCACCGAGGCTTTCAGGTTTCTTGCCTCTAACCCTTTTAAAAAATCCTAATTCCTCAAATTCATTTAAAGTGTATTTCATCTGTGCCAATTTTGTATATGCTATATCCAAACGATTTTCCAAATTGTATGTTCTTTGATTTTGGCGAATCCGGGATTTCCTTAAGTCCCTTTCAAGATTAGCAATTTCATAATTGGCATCATTCAATTCTTTTGTCAACTTATTTATAAGTTCATTCAATTTTTCATTGTCTTGCCTTTCAGCTTTAAGATATCTCCTAAGAATATCAACCCTATGATTCAATTTCTTGGTTTCAAGACCTAATTCCTCGATATCATACTGCTTAAGTTCCATTTCCATTGATTCAAATCTCATAATGTCTCTTGAAAGGTTTTCCCTTTCAATAGCAAAGTGCTCTATCCTATCTTCATAGGATTCACACCTTTCCTTGAGAATGCGATTTTCCTTTCTGTAATTGGAAAGCTGTATCTTCAGCTCTTCGATTTCCTCTTCAGGGCTTTTTTCATTAATCATTGAATCACTTAAACAATTGAAAAATTAAAAATAAAAAGAGGATAATTGTAAAAATTAAATTATCTCATTTTTAATAAAGTTTAGAATTTCATCTTTAGCTTTTTCATCTTCCAATGCAAATCTTAAGGAAGTTTTTAACCAATCGATACGATTACCAATATCATAGGACTGGCCTTTAAAGACTTGACCATAGATTTCATCCAATTTAGACAATGCATCAGTCAATTGGATTTCACCACCGTAACCAGGCTCGACATTTTCAATGCAGTCAAAGATGTCTGGGGTGAGAACATATCTTCCCATAATAGCCAAATTACTTGGTGCAACTCTTAAAGGTGGCTTTTCGACTAATTTATCGATTTGATAGATATTAGGTTCAATCTCTTCACCACCAATGATACCGTATCTTTCTACCTTCTCATCAGGAACCTCTTCCAAAGCGATGACTGATTTGCCATATTTCTCATGGATGTCAATTAATTGCTTTGTGCATGGAACAGTGTCTTTAGTGATTGTATCCCCTAACATAACTACAAAAGGATCATTTCCAACATGCTTTTTAGCACAATAGATAGCATCACCAAGACCTTTTTGCTTCTTTTGCCTTATGAAATGGATATCTGCCAAATCAGAAATATATTCTATTTCCTTTAAAAACTCTTCTTTACCTTTTGTTTTTAAATGATGCTCCAATTCAAAAGATCTGTCAAAATGGTCTTCAATTGACCTTTTACCTTTACCTGTAACAATTAAAATGTCATCTACACCGGAATTAACTGATTCCTCTATTACATATTGAATAGTAGGCTTATCATAAACCGGTAGCATTTCTTTAGGTTGGGCCTTTGTAGCAGGCAAGAATCTTGTTCCTAACCCTGCTGCTGGAATAACTGCCTTCATCATTACACCTCAAATAAATTAGAATTTTAAAATTCGTATAATTCTAATAATTCTTATTCAAAGAATTATTTAAATAATTAGTATATTATTATTTTTATTAATAAAGATATATAAATCTGATGAAAAAATAGGCTTTTTAAAAAAATAAGCTATCAAAATATGTTAAAAAAAGTAAGAAATCAAGTAAAATCAAGTAAGATCAAATAAAAATAGATTATAAAAATGGTGCAGGGGACGGGAATCGAACCCGCGAAGGGACTAACCCACTAGGCCCTCAACCTAGCGCCTTTGACCGCTCGACCACCCCTGCATAAAAACAGATGAATAGTACAGTACTATATAATATATTTATTATCTTATTTAAATATTACTACCAACTTAAATAAAAATTAGTTCAGAAATCAAATAAGCTTAATGTTAACCTCCATAGATTCACCATTAGCCAAATCCTTAATCAAATCCCTATTTAAATCAATAGCTGCTTTGTTAGAATTAATCATTAAGGTTCTAGAGCACACAAATGTGCTTTTTCTGCAAACAATATCTGTTGGATGAGATAAGCTTAAATCGTGATGGCCAAATCCTTCTATGGTATCAGAGGCATTAGGAGTGTTTAATTCAACAATTACTTTTGTATCATCATTTGCCAGTTTTTCCTTAAATTCTTCTGGAAAGTCCTCCATTGACTTATCAATATCCAATCCGATAATGCAATCTCCGGCAAGACTCAAATCATTATCCTTTGTAATTTCAAATGTGGATTTATGCAAAGACAGTACGTTTTCATGACCCCTTGCCTTAATCTTAAAATTCATAATAAGAGTTATGGTTATTATTTTATAAAAATATTTTTAAAAAACCAATTCCAAATAGATATATGATAAGAAAAGATGAAATTTTTCTAAAAGGAGTTTTAAAATGATATTGAATACTGGCTTAAGAACAGACATTCCCGGATTTTTCAGCGAATGGCTCTATAACAGAATAGATGATGGATTCGTTTATGTAAGAAGCCCATATGCAAAGAACCAAATCTATTCATATAAATTAGATCCAGCGTTAATTGATTGCATAATATTCTGCACTAAAAATCCACAACCAATGTTTGAAAATCTTGAAAAGATAGATAAGTTCAATCAGTATTGGCATATAACAATCACCCCCTATGAAAAGGATATAGAGCCAAATGTCCCACCAGTAGATGATGTTTTAGAAAGCTTCAAATACCTATCTAAAAAATTAGGAAAGGAAAATGTTACATTAAGGTATGATCCAATCTTCATCAATGAGAAATACACTTTGGAAAAGCACATTGAATCATTTGAAGATATGCTAAATTCATTATCAGGTTATACAACTGAAGCAATAATAAGCTTTATTGATTTATATGAAAAAACAAAACGCAATTTTCCTAAAGCAAGAGAAGTAACTAAAGATGAAAGATTAAAGATAGGGAAAGAATTTGCTCGAATAGGAAATGAAAATAACATAAGAATTAAAACATGCGTAGAAGGAACTGAATTAGACAAATTCGGCATAGATTCAAGTGGTTGCATGACAAAAGAGGTGATTGAAAGAGCAATCAATAAAAACTTAAATATTTCTAAGCAAAAGGCAAGAAATGGAGAGTGCCATTGCCTTTTGAATAATGATATAGGGGAATACAACACATGCGATCATGGATGCCTATACTGCTATGCCAATTCAAATAAGAAATTGGTCAAAAGGAACTTGAAACTTCATGATCCAAAATCTCCGATTCTGATAGGGAAAATAAAGGAAGATAACATCATCAAAGAGATGAGCCAAAAAAGTCATATCATAAATGACAGCACTAGACAAACAAAATTATTCTAAAAATAAAAAAATCAATAGGGGGATTATTATGAATGAATACATTGCATATTGCGGATTGGATTGTGAGAGCTGTGAAGCTCGCATAGCAACAGTGAATGATGATAATGAACTACGTGAAAAAGTTTCAAAGCTTTGGAGCGAACTAAATGGAGTGGAAATAAGTCCAGAAATGATTAATTGTGTAGGGTGCAGGATTGATGGAGTGAAAACTCCATTCTGTGATTCAATTTGCCCTATAAGACAATGCGCTTCAGCAAGAAAATATGAAACATGCGCAGATTGCGTGGAACTTGATGAATGTGAAAAAGTTGGAATGATTCATAAAAACAATAGTGATGCACTAGAAAATTTAAAAAACCTAAAATAGATAACATTTACACATAATAATTTATGCACAAAAACATTCAATTAATTTAATAAAAATAACGATTAATCATATTAAAAATAAAAACAAAAGTTGTTAAATTATGAAAGGCACATACTGTTTAATCATATCTATGAGAAAAAGTGAGAAACTTGACATAGGACATCATCATCATGACTATAAATTTAGGAAAGGATACTATGTTTACATAGGTTCAGCCATGAATTCACTTGTTGCAAGAATTAATAGGCATCTGTCTGATGACAAGAAACTTCATTGGCATATAGATTACCTACTTAAAAATGAAAGCAGTGAAATAAGGGATGTTCTCTTTAATGTATCTGATAAGAAGATTGAATGTGATTTGGCATCAACAATAGCTGAAGATGGTGATGAAGTTCCTAAATTCGGATGTTCTGATTGCAATTGCAGTTCCCATTTAATCTATTTTAAAAGAAAAAGAGACGCCATGAATTCTGTAAAAAGTGCATATGAAAAGTTGGATATGACATATCATAATTTAAGCTATTTTAAAAAAGAGTTAATGAAAAATAAGAATTAAAATTAGTTAAAAATAAAAAATAATAAATAAAAAAAGAAAAGGGTTTATTTATACTTGAGAGTATAATAAACCAATTGCTCTGTTATAGAAGAATGTTGCGTATACACCAAAGATACCTAACAATATTCCTCCGAGAATGTCATTTACTTGATATACTAATGCAAAAATAAATGCAATGATAAATGCAATGACAAGTACTGCAATAATAGTTAAAAGAACTTTTAACATACCGATTTTAGGTATGTCACCAATAACTTCATTGATGGATAAAACTGCTCCTAAACTATCATATTTAGCTAATCTGCATATTGCCATGAATTGAGCAAATGCAAAAACAATGTAGATAATTAATACAACTAATACAGTTAAAATACCTCTACCTAAAAGAGTGTATAATAACCATGCAATAACTGCTGGGATAATATAGTAAACAAAACTAACAATGATTAATTTAATAGCATTCAAGATTTGTCTGACAATATCAATGCCAGGACCGTCTTCTCTTCTTTCGATACCGTATTTAACAATATCCAAACCATATCCGGAAATTAACAATGTACCAATGATCATTACTAATATTCCAATAAATCCAAATCCACCAGCAGCAACAAAATATTGCCTGTTACTTATGAAGCCATAGCAATGAGGCTTGCTCCACCTAAAATTCCAGTAACCATACCAATAATCACATAAATGATTAAAGATTTAACGTTATTTAAAGAATATACTAATGCATCCTTAATTATTTCACTTATTTCCATTTTTTTTTAACACCTAAATTTAATAATATCTTTTAAAGACATTTGATTTTTATATAAGTAATACTATTTAAATGTAAACCCTAAACCAGGAAAAGTAACTGATAATTATATGATTTTGTAAAAAAAAAAAAAAAAAAAATAATCTGATTTAATATTATAGTTCATCCAATTCAATAAAATATTTAATAAAATAACAAAATCATAAATCTTTAAAATAATTAAAAAAATAGTTTTTTAATTGAAAAGATTAATAAAAAATATTTTAAATTAAAAAAAGTAATAAATAAAAAAAAGTAATAAAAAAGAAAGAATAAGGCATTAATCCAAGAATGACTTAAAGAAATTTTCAAAATCCTCATCTTCAATTGGCTCTGGAGTTGAGAAATTATCATTAATGAAAATATCGCTTGCTAATTTTCTATAAGCTTCTGCCTCATCTGAATCAGGAGCATATTCAACTACTGTTTTTGCATCCAATTCACTTCTTTGAATCAAGTTGCTTCTTCCTATGAATCCTATTACTTGAGTGTTGATTTTTTCAGCAAATGAACTGACAATCTCCTCTTCATTTTCAATTCCTTTGCAATTGCAAATGATTCCTCCAAGGTTACCTTTTAGCTTCTTGATTCCTTTGGAAATGTTATTTGCAGCATATAAGGACATGTATTCACCAGAGGATACAATGAATACCTCATCAGCATAATCCTCTCTAAGAGGAACTGAAAATCCTCCACAGACAACATCACCTAAAACATCGTAAAGAATAACATCGAAATCCTCATCAAAGGCGTTTAGATTCTCTAAACGTTTCATTGCAACAATAACTCCACGTCCTGCACATCCCACTCCAGGTTCAGGACCTCCGCTTTCAACACACTTGATTTGATTAAACCCTTCAAAGACCAAATCTGAAAGCTCTGGAGCCTTATTGTCCTTTAAGGTGTTTACAATTGTAGGTATCCTTTTACCGCATAAGGTTCTTGTAGTGTCAGATTTAGGATCACAACCTATTACCATAACCTTCTTATCATCTTCACTATAAGCTGCTGCAATATTAGCTACTGTGGTACTTTTTCCAATACCACCTTTTCCATAAATAGCTATTTTCTTCTGTCTTTTCATCTTTACACCAATAGTTTTAAAATAATCCGTAATTTAGTAAGTATAATAATTATTCTCTAGGGATTAACTTATAAACAAAATCGCTTTCCCTTAATTTCTCATCAATTGCTATTGCTACATTTGAACCTTTTTCTGCCTTTTCAATAGCTTTTCCATCAATTTGCATAGAGTCGATTACATGAGTGATGGAACCTGTTGTTGGCCCTTGAACCATAATCTCATCACCAATAGCCAAATCATCCCATATCTTTAGCTCTGCAACTCTAATCTTATTATAATAATTCACTACCTTCCCAATATCCTTCTTAATGAATTCTGATTGGTTGTTTTCACTGATTTCATAAGGAACATCGAAATAAAATCCAGTATCATAACCTCTATTGAATACCTTCATCAGCTCTTCCATCCATTTAGGATCATATTGATAGTTTTCCGGGTCTTCCTGATACAAGTCAATGGCTTCCCTATAGACCTTAACTGCAGTTGCAACATAATCTGGAGACCTTGCTCTTCCTTCAATCTTGAATGAATCGATTCCCGAT
This genomic window from Methanobrevibacter ruminantium contains:
- the cfbC gene encoding Ni-sirohydrochlorin a,c-diamide reductive cyclase ATP-dependent reductase subunit, with translation MKRQKKIAIYGKGGIGKSTTVANIAAAYSEDDKKVMVIGCDPKSDTTRTLCGKRIPTIVNTLKDNKAPELSDLVFEGFNQIKCVESGGPEPGVGCAGRGVIVAMKRLENLNAFDEDFDVILYDVLGDVVCGGFSVPLREDYADEVFIVSSGEYMSLYAANNISKGIKKLKGNLGGIICNCKGIENEEEIVSSFAEKINTQVIGFIGRSNLIQRSELDAKTVVEYAPDSDEAEAYRKLASDIFINDNFSTPEPIEDEDFENFFKSFLD
- a CDS encoding DUF4013 domain-containing protein, translated to MSNRQYFVAAGGFGFIGILVMIIGTLLISGYGLDIVKYGIERREDGPGIDIVRQILNAIKLIIVSFVYYIIPAVIAWLLYTLLGRGILTVLVVLIIYIVFAFAQFMAICRLAKYDSLGAVLSINEVIGDIPKIGMLKVLLTIIAVLVIAFIIAFIFALVYQVNDILGGILLGIFGVYATFFYNRAIGLLYSQV